A genomic segment from Bifidobacteriaceae bacterium encodes:
- a CDS encoding AAA family ATPase, translating into MIADAAEQASLRLTPGEPLTPAALRRADGSSRLRPKHSALYTSEALYAAEERLLERSRSLAAPVISLEAVQAATTEASRDGIVLGGDQIETLERIAVSGLSVDLLVGPAGTGKTTALGVLRRAWKANRGRGSVVGLAPSATAAAALGEDLRIATENTAKWLADHDRARAAFRPGQLVILDEASLCGTFTLDRLTALAAQAGAKVVLVGDWAQLQAVEAGGAFQLLARERGDPPELADIHRFLGEWEGTASLGLRFGHPEALAAYSDHGRVNGGTADEMRQAAYAAWNQDTHAGLASILVADDNQTVSDLNRQARNDRILAGLVDPTRSIRLADGTHASTGDVVVTRRNDHRLSAGKIGRVRNGDRWTITRILDDGSVAVRRAGHQRGASVVLPAAYAAAQLDLGYATTSYRSPGITVDTAHVLAGASSSPETFYVAMTRGRQSNTCYVATGSPAEETDALNPDSAQTARQVLEGVLRRPSGEQSAHHAEQAEHDHWESIAQLAAEYETIRRANPLSRQQLRAQATGMARVANRRLILGLVPAASPGRLPQEFREALADCERRMTARADHLVRRALCANEPWIIALCPEQRGGYHSQARWHQTARTVAAYRDMYGITTAEPLGPTSTNTAQRVYHQRVGQMIDPATSSRPARLFPPAASQPDHRLPALGL; encoded by the coding sequence ATGATCGCCGATGCCGCTGAACAAGCCTCGCTCCGCCTAACGCCCGGCGAACCGCTCACCCCCGCAGCGTTGCGGCGCGCCGACGGCTCTTCGCGGTTGCGCCCCAAGCACTCGGCGCTGTACACGTCCGAAGCCCTCTACGCCGCTGAAGAGCGTCTGCTGGAGCGCTCGCGGTCATTGGCCGCCCCTGTCATCAGCCTGGAGGCAGTCCAGGCGGCGACCACCGAGGCAAGCCGGGACGGCATCGTGCTAGGCGGAGACCAGATAGAAACGTTGGAACGGATCGCCGTGTCCGGCCTGTCTGTGGACCTACTTGTTGGGCCGGCGGGCACCGGGAAAACCACCGCATTGGGCGTGTTGCGGCGGGCGTGGAAGGCCAACCGGGGCCGGGGGTCGGTCGTGGGCCTGGCGCCATCGGCCACCGCGGCCGCCGCCCTCGGCGAAGACTTGCGTATAGCCACCGAGAACACCGCCAAATGGCTGGCCGACCACGACCGGGCGAGGGCGGCCTTCCGGCCCGGCCAACTGGTGATCCTTGATGAGGCGAGCCTGTGCGGCACTTTCACCCTCGACCGGCTCACCGCGCTGGCGGCCCAGGCAGGGGCCAAAGTGGTGCTGGTCGGCGACTGGGCGCAACTCCAAGCCGTCGAAGCCGGCGGCGCGTTCCAGCTCCTCGCCCGCGAACGCGGCGACCCACCCGAACTCGCCGACATCCACCGCTTCCTGGGCGAATGGGAAGGAACCGCGAGCCTCGGCCTGCGCTTCGGCCACCCCGAAGCTCTCGCGGCGTACTCGGACCACGGGCGCGTCAACGGCGGCACCGCAGATGAGATGCGCCAAGCCGCTTACGCGGCCTGGAACCAGGACACCCACGCCGGACTGGCGTCCATCCTCGTGGCTGACGACAACCAAACCGTCTCGGACCTGAACCGCCAAGCCCGCAACGACCGCATCCTCGCCGGCCTGGTCGATCCCACCCGCAGCATCCGATTAGCGGATGGAACTCACGCCTCGACCGGTGACGTGGTGGTCACACGCCGCAACGACCACCGCCTGAGCGCGGGCAAGATCGGCAGGGTCCGCAACGGCGACCGCTGGACCATCACCCGCATCTTGGATGACGGATCTGTCGCCGTCCGCCGCGCCGGCCACCAGCGCGGCGCCTCCGTGGTCCTGCCCGCCGCCTATGCGGCGGCCCAACTCGACCTTGGTTACGCCACCACGTCATATCGTTCACCAGGTATCACCGTGGACACCGCCCACGTCCTGGCAGGGGCGTCATCATCGCCGGAGACCTTCTACGTAGCCATGACCAGGGGACGCCAATCGAACACCTGCTACGTCGCCACCGGCAGCCCGGCTGAAGAGACCGACGCGCTGAACCCGGACAGCGCTCAAACCGCGCGGCAAGTGCTCGAAGGAGTGCTGCGCCGCCCATCCGGCGAGCAATCCGCCCACCATGCCGAACAAGCCGAACACGACCATTGGGAGTCGATAGCCCAACTGGCCGCCGAGTACGAAACCATCCGCCGCGCCAACCCCCTCAGCCGGCAACAGTTGCGCGCCCAAGCGACCGGAATGGCCCGCGTCGCAAACCGCCGCCTCATCTTGGGCCTCGTCCCCGCAGCCTCGCCAGGCCGCCTGCCCCAGGAATTCCGCGAGGCGCTAGCCGACTGCGAACGCCGAATGACCGCACGCGCCGACCACCTGGTCCGGCGAGCCCTCTGCGCCAACGAACCCTGGATCATCGCTCTGTGCCCAGAACAACGCGGCGGCTACCACTCCCAAGCCCGCTGGCACCAAACCGCCAGAACCGTCGCTGCCTACCGCGACATGTATGGAATCACCACCGCCGAGCCCCTCGGCCCAACGTCGACCAACACGGCACAGCGGGTATACCACCAACGCGTCGGCCAGATGATTGACCCCGCCACCAGTTCCCGACCTGCCCGGCTCTTCCCGCCTGCCGCGTCACAGCCCGATCACAGGCTTCCGGCACTTGGGTTGTAG
- a CDS encoding N-6 DNA methylase yields MASLIKSRKRVIDHGEVFTPPEIVEAMLDLVKSETERIDSRFLEPACGSGNFLVAVLRRKLTAVEARYGQNDFERKHYALLAMMSLYGIELLEDNVTECRDNLLGVFTQFVAEDDGWRRAGRAVLEANIIWADALTMRTCPDPGAPIVVAEWSYVGKGTYWRRDFRYDALAQMSSAGEDTLFSGVDRAAIFEPNREYPPMTYLEVADG; encoded by the coding sequence GTGGCGTCGCTGATCAAGTCCCGCAAGCGCGTGATTGACCATGGCGAGGTGTTTACCCCGCCAGAGATCGTCGAAGCGATGTTGGACCTGGTGAAGTCCGAAACAGAGCGGATCGACTCGCGGTTCCTCGAGCCCGCCTGCGGCAGCGGGAACTTCTTGGTCGCCGTCCTCCGCCGGAAGCTCACTGCCGTGGAGGCGCGCTACGGCCAGAATGATTTCGAGCGCAAGCATTACGCTCTGCTCGCCATGATGAGCCTGTACGGGATCGAACTGTTGGAGGACAATGTGACAGAGTGCCGGGACAACCTGCTGGGCGTCTTCACCCAGTTCGTCGCGGAAGATGACGGTTGGAGGCGGGCCGGCCGTGCCGTCCTGGAAGCCAATATCATCTGGGCCGATGCCTTGACTATGAGGACTTGTCCGGACCCAGGCGCCCCCATCGTCGTCGCGGAATGGTCCTACGTCGGCAAAGGCACCTACTGGCGGCGCGATTTCCGCTACGACGCTCTCGCGCAGATGTCTTCAGCGGGCGAGGACACTCTGTTCAGCGGCGTCGACAGGGCGGCCATATTCGAGCCGAACCGTGAATACCCGCCGATGACCTACTTGGAGGTGGCCGATGGCTGA
- a CDS encoding Eco57I restriction-modification methylase domain-containing protein — protein sequence MAEKSVLSLRGRNPDVLTCIANLSNDEVFTPPDVANQMLDGIAEAWAGSHRGDNIWADKHVTFLDPFTKSGVFLREITKRLVDGLESQMPDLQRRVNHVLTKQVFGIAITELTALLARRSVYCSKWASQGHSICRRFNDDSGNIWFEPRQHTWVGGHETIVTADGEGNTIEVTVDGKCSFCGASQKVLDRPTGLESHAYALIHTDSPTDLVAKAFGDNMQFDVIIGNPPYQLEDGGYGTSARPIYQLFVRAAKALEPRFLSMITPSRWFAGGKGLDDFRDEMLKDHRMAALVDYPKLFDAFPGVKIRGGVSHFLWSRDHDGPCRVQTMWDSEPVGSPTRRYLDEFDVLVRRNEAVPILHKVNARGEPTLDARVSSRKPFGLATNYEGKRTPVGMKKPVRLFANQRIAWIEDVDIPAKREWVDDWKVLTTAVQGTSAAVETMFLSKPIIAGPGEACTETYLVAGRFGSREEAERYAAYLRTRFVRFLISLRKATQHATRDVYSFVPDLPMDQVWDEASLYARYELADDEISFIEETVKPMDAPQQGEAD from the coding sequence ATGGCTGAGAAATCAGTGTTGTCGCTGCGGGGCCGCAACCCAGACGTGCTGACCTGTATCGCTAACCTGTCGAACGATGAAGTGTTCACGCCTCCCGACGTCGCCAATCAGATGCTGGACGGGATCGCCGAGGCTTGGGCAGGCAGCCACCGGGGCGACAACATCTGGGCGGATAAGCATGTGACTTTCCTCGATCCGTTCACCAAGTCAGGAGTGTTCCTGCGTGAGATAACCAAGCGCCTAGTCGACGGACTTGAGTCACAAATGCCTGACCTGCAACGCCGCGTCAATCACGTCCTGACAAAGCAGGTGTTTGGCATCGCGATCACAGAACTCACGGCCCTGCTGGCGCGCCGCTCGGTCTACTGCTCGAAATGGGCGTCCCAAGGACACTCGATTTGCCGCCGGTTCAACGACGATTCGGGGAACATCTGGTTCGAGCCGCGGCAGCACACCTGGGTCGGGGGCCACGAGACAATCGTGACAGCGGACGGTGAGGGCAACACCATTGAGGTGACAGTGGATGGAAAATGCTCATTTTGCGGGGCCAGCCAGAAGGTGCTGGACCGCCCAACTGGGCTTGAAAGCCACGCCTACGCGCTCATCCACACCGACAGCCCAACCGACCTGGTAGCGAAAGCGTTTGGAGACAATATGCAATTCGACGTGATCATCGGCAACCCGCCATACCAACTCGAGGACGGTGGCTACGGGACGAGCGCGCGACCTATCTACCAACTGTTCGTCCGGGCCGCGAAGGCACTGGAGCCGCGCTTCCTGTCCATGATCACCCCGTCGCGTTGGTTCGCGGGGGGCAAGGGCCTGGACGATTTCCGTGACGAGATGCTGAAAGACCACCGCATGGCCGCGCTGGTCGACTATCCAAAGCTTTTCGACGCTTTCCCTGGGGTGAAGATTCGTGGCGGCGTGTCCCACTTCCTTTGGTCACGAGATCATGACGGCCCCTGTAGGGTGCAGACCATGTGGGACAGCGAGCCCGTCGGTTCGCCCACCCGACGTTACCTCGACGAGTTCGATGTGCTCGTCCGGCGTAACGAGGCCGTGCCGATCCTCCATAAGGTCAACGCGCGCGGCGAGCCGACGTTGGATGCCCGCGTGTCCAGCAGAAAGCCCTTCGGGTTGGCGACCAATTACGAAGGTAAGCGCACGCCTGTCGGCATGAAGAAGCCTGTGAGGCTTTTCGCGAACCAGAGAATTGCCTGGATCGAGGATGTGGACATCCCAGCGAAGCGTGAATGGGTGGACGACTGGAAGGTGCTGACCACCGCGGTCCAGGGAACCAGCGCCGCAGTTGAGACGATGTTCCTGAGCAAGCCGATCATTGCTGGGCCCGGCGAAGCATGCACCGAGACGTACCTGGTCGCAGGCCGGTTTGGTTCTCGCGAAGAGGCCGAGCGGTATGCCGCCTACCTGCGCACGCGGTTCGTGCGGTTCCTCATCTCTCTGCGCAAAGCCACCCAGCACGCCACTCGCGATGTTTACTCGTTCGTACCGGACCTCCCGATGGACCAGGTTTGGGACGAGGCAAGCCTGTACGCGCGCTACGAGTTAGCGGACGACGAGATTTCCTTCATTGAGGAGACAGTGAAGCCAATGGACGCCCCCCAGCAAGGCGAGGCGGATTAA